The genomic interval AAATCTTTCAAATTCCACTTATACTTTTCAGGAATCTCTTCCCTTGTTTTAGAAATTGCTGTAAAAGTAAACATTAGCATAAAACTTAAAATGACAAAAAACTTCATACACCCTCCTAATGGTAAATAATAAATTCAATATTTGGTTTAATTTCTCCTGTTTTAGGGTCAACCATTATATTTTTCCCGTGCTGTTCATAGTACGGCAAAGAAAGAATTTCGTGAATCTCCTTACTGCACTTTTCAACAGGCTGAGTCCCCTTTTTAAACGCTTCAAGTATTATATCCTCAGGCTTACAGCCTGCATCAATATTTGCAAGCAATCCGCTTCTTTTATCAATAGGCACCCTCACTATGCCCTTTGGCACTGGCCAGTCTGTTTTAACCGAATGCTTGATGTATTCTTTCATAAAGTCAATCCATATAGGCAACGCTGCCCTTGCACCTGTTTCTTTGTTCCCTAAACTTTGTTTTAAATCAAACCCAACCCACACACCTAAAGTAATATTTGGGTCACTTCCCACAAACCATGCATCTGTATAATTGTCTGTTGTACCTGTTTTTCCACAGAGATTCCAGTTTAACTGCCTTGCCCTTCTCCCTGTTCCATGCTGAATTACACCCCTCATTGCTTCCAGAGTAATATAGGCTGTATCCTTTGAAATAGCCCTGTATGATAGTATTGTTTGTTCTTCAAGGGTATTTCCATACCTATCAGCAACCTTTCTAATAAAAAATGGTTCTGTGGTAACCCCAAGATTGGCAATTGTTCCATAAGCCCTGCAAACTTCAAAGAGTGTTAAATCTGTTGAGCCTAATGCAGATGAAAGGTAAGGTGCTATTTTTTCTTTTATCCCCAATTTCTTTGCAAAAGACCTTATTTTTTTGTAACCAATTCTATTGAATAGTTTAACCGATACTATGTTTTTTGATTTTTCAAGGGCAGTTCTTAAGGTAACCAATCCATCATACTCGTGGTAATAGTTTTGAGGTTCATAAGGCTCTGGCTCGTCAACTTCCCCCTCTCTAATCTTTTTCTTATACTGCTCACTTAACTCATACCTTTGAATATTTCCGTATTCGTCAACATAAAATAGTTTAGGATCAAGAAAAATGGTAGGCTCATCAAAAAAGGTATCTGCTAAAGTGAAGGCACTGTCAAAGGCAGCACCGTAAAGTATTGGTTTGAATACTGAACCTGTCTGCCTTTTAGCCTGAATAGCCCTGTTGAATTTTGAACGCTTGAAGCTGTACCCTCCAACCATTGCAAGAATTTCACCAGAATGGTGATTAATTGCAAGCAATGCACCCTCAACCTTTGGCTCCTGGTCTAGGGAGATATTAAATTTGTTGTGTTCAGGATCAAATTTGTGAATTTTAAATAAAACAACATCTCCTGGCTGCAATATGTCATTTACTTTTTTAGCCCTTGTCCATACAATTTCATATTTACCAATCTTTATCTTGTAATCCTTTATCCTGACAATAGCAGATTTTTCATCTGATTTAACAATTACCCCTTCAACAGTATCTCCTTCTTCAATTGACTTATTCCAGGTTGGAGACCAGTATGTTTCAATCTCTTCCTTTTTAACAAATTTTTTATCTTCAACCCTGAAGCCCTGCCTTTTATCAAGCGCTTTCAAGCCATCTCTTACCGCTTTTTCAGCCGCTTTTTGAAGTTGTAAATCAAGAGTGGTATAAACATTCAACCCATCATCCAATACAGTGTCTGCACCATATTTTTCATAAAGGTATTTTCTCACCTCTTCAAGGAAATAAGCCCCAACCCTCTCTTTCACTTCAACATTCTCTCCAGGCAAAACAAGGGGGGTTTTTACTGCATCCTTATACTGCTCTTTTGTTATATACCCCTCTTCAAGCATTCTTTTTAAAACATGATCTCTTCTTTTTTTTGCAAGTTTAATATTTCTTGTAGGGGAATATCTTGAAGGTGCCTGAACAAGACCTGCAAGGAAAGCGCTCTCAGGTATTGTTAACTCAGCTGCATCTTTTCCAAAATAATACCGTGATGCAGCCTGTAAGCCATATAAACCTCTTCCAAAATAAACCTGATTTGCATACCTTTCAAAAATCTCTTCTTTTGTAAACAACCTTTCAATTTGAATCGCTAAAAGAGCCTCGGTAATCTTCCTTTTTATACTCTTTTCTTTCCTTCCTGTCATCTGTCTTACCAATTGCATTGTAATTGTTGAAGCCCCCTGTGAAGCCCTCATAGTTATTAAATCTGAAATTGCAGCCCTGATAATACCAAGTGGGTCAACTCCAACATGTTCAAAAAATCTTGCATCCTCAACCGCCACAAGTGCCTCTACAAAACTTTTAGGAATATCGTTATAGCTTATTAATTCCCTCTTTTCCCTTGCAAAGGTACCAATTACATCTCCATGTATATCGTAAACCTTGGTAACAAGCTTGGGCTTGAAGTCTCTAAGTTTTTCCATTAATTCATTATTCTGCCCTAAAGAAAGTATATATTTAGCAAATCCAAAACCAAAGATTGCGCAGAAAAGAAAGAATAGAAAAAGATAAAGAATTTTTCTATAAAAAGGTTTTTCTTTCTTTTTTTCCCTCAATTTTTTTAAATTAACTTCTTCCTGATCTCTTTCTACAATAATTTCATCTTTTTTGTGTTCTTCACTCATCCATTTTCTCCAGCACTGATTTTACCTTTTTATCCATTCTATTCAGGTCTTCTCCCCTGTCGTCTATGCTAACTCTCGTTAAAACCCTGTTTGAATACTGCTTCATTATTTTATGACACTTCTTTATTAAATCAAAAACCTCATCAGTCTCCCCCTCAACAATTGTTGCCATTGGAGTTAACTGATACTTTAATCCACTTTTCTTAACCTCTTTTAAGATAATTGCAACATACTTTGATAGCGATTCTTCCCCTGTTATAGGCACTATAGAAAATTCAGCAATCATCTCATAGCCTCCAGGCCGTACAGATAGGTATGGTCTCTATCTCCAAAAAGGTAAAACCCGCATATCGGCTTATCTGATACAGCAATCATTCTATAAACTCCCTCACTATCAAAAATATCCTTACCAAGTGAAACATACTTTTGAAGGGGGGTTAAATTGATTGTCTTTTCTTCAATTAAATTTCCATTTGAGTCAAAGCCTTTTAAATTAACTTCAATGCCTTCATTGTTCGGGTTGAATATCCCAATCCCTGTCCATTCATTATCACCTGAGGGCATTAAAGCAAAGTAAAGCTTTTTTGAATAAATTGCTGAAGAGTTAAGCCCGCCAAAAACATCTTCTGTAATATCGTCTCCCCTTTTTGTTCCAAAAAGGTAAAGCCCCTGAACAGGCAAGTCTGAAACAATCTTCATTGCAGCAGCAGTTTCAGGCAAATCGTTTTCAAAGTAATCTGTCACAATCCCCACAGATTTCCCTTCAGGTTCAATTGAAATATCCGCTTCTCCAACACTATTTCCATCAGAGTCAAGTGCAATAAGTTTCACATTTGCCTGCATATTATTTGGATTAACAATTGAAATCCCAGTCCACCAAAAGTATCTAACATCAATATGGGGAAGAAAAAACACCCTTGCAACCTGTGGAGTTAATGTAAGTGCTGTTGCCTGAAAGAAGTCGCCACCTATAAGCCTGAACATCTCAATTCCACAAAATTCAGCATCGCTTTCAGCAATCCCCCAGGGCGTTAAAATATTGTCATTATAAAACTGGTTAAAATTAACCAAAAATGAAGAGTTTTCTAAAATTGAATTGCTCAATACATCGCTTCCATAATTTAGAAAAGTGCCATTGTCATTAAAAGAAAAGTAAGAGAATGTTTCATAAAGATAGGTCTGAGTTGCAATATGGCTTACTATTGTATTGTTTAAAGCAAGAATTTTTGCTTCATACCCTATAGCCTCGTTTTTATCTCCATTTATCCCGTAAGCTGAAGCATTAACTTCAAGGTTATCTGAATATGCCTTCAAATAATAGTAATCGCTCCCATCAAAACTCTTTGTTTCATAAGGTTTAAAGTGTTCAACAGTATTTGAGACTTCCTGGCCATCAGCATCGTAAAAGTGAATTTCAACATCCCCTTCTTTATCACTTAAATTGCTTACAACAATGTTTTTTTCAAAACTTCTATCAAAATCTGTTAAAGGAAGGTAAATAGGGAAATTGCCTTTCACTGTTAAAGAATAATCCCCTGTTTCCTTTATTGGTGAGTAAACCTTTACTGTGTAAATCCCTCTTTCAAGAGAGAGGCTTAAACTCTCATCTCCTTCAAAGTCTGAATCTGATTGAGCTATTAAATTACCCTCATCAAAAACCTCAAGGCTTAAATCTATATCAGAATCAAGGGATATTTTTACATCAGTCTTTCTGTCAATCTTTAAAGAATAATAATCAATATCTTCCTGGCTTATTAAAGATGAGAGGATTGTCCCCCTCTCAAGGTAAAAAACATTTCCTTCAAAATTGTTCGGCTCAAAGGGGTCTTCCGATTTGTCAGGATTAACTGTGAAATCTTTTTCTTCTGTCTCATTATTAAATGTTAATTCAACCTTATAGTTTCCAACACCCTTTAAATCAACCCTCTTATAAAATATCCCCTCTCCGTCAAAATCAACACTTTCGTTAAACTCACTCTCGCTTCCGTCAGGATAGGTTACCTTTAATGTTAAACTTTCTCCATTTGTTACATTACCTAAATCAGAAACAACATAAAAGCAAGCGTTTGAGTAGTTAATCGTTTCCAGGCTTTCAGGGATATAATCCCCAAATGTGTCATCGTAGTAATCTGTTATAACAACATCAAATGAATATGTAAAAAGAGAAAAAATTAAAAACAGTAAAATACAAAGCCTTTTCATACAAACCTCTAAACCTTTTCAACCTTACTTAAAGAGTAAATAGGAGTAGGTTCATTCTGTTTTGCTATATCTATACTTACCGGCATTCCCTTAACCACCCTTGAAACACTCATTAAAGCAATATCAGGATTATTGTTTTCCTCGCTTAAATGTGCAAGAACAATATAACCTGTATTGTCAGAAATTACCCTTTCAACAAGCCTCGCACAATCCCCATTTGAAAGATGCCCCTTTCTGCTTGCTATCCTTTGCTTTAATTCCCAGGGATACTTAGTTGAGAGTTTCAACATTTCAGGGTCATGGTTTGATTCAATAATTAAGGCATCCGCCCCCTTTAACTCGTGGGATACAAGCTCAGTTGGATAGCCTAAATCTGTAACAAGTGCAAACTTTATCCCTTCCGAATATACAACAAATCCAACAGGGTCTGCTGCATCGTGAGATATAGGAATAAAAAAAACATCAACACCTTTAAACTCTGAAAAAGTTTTGCCAGATTCAACAAATACTTTATCCTTTATTCCTTTATCATCAAGCCTTCCTGCTTTAAATGTTTTTTCAGAAGTAATTATTGGAACATTGTACCTTTTTGAAAATGTGTGAATACTTCTTATGTGGTCATCGTGCTCATGGGATAAAAAGACAGCATCAATTGATGAGGGTGATACACCTATTTTCTCAAGCCTTAATTCAACCTGTTTACAGGATAAACCGCAATCAAATAGAAAAGAGTAGCCATTTATCCTCAAAAAGGTGGAATTTCCTTTACTTCCACTGCCTAAAACTGAAAATTCAATCATTTTTAACCACTTGGTTTATGAAATCAACAACCTCAGATATCTTTGTACCTGGCAAAAAAACTCGTTTTATTCCAATTGATTCAAGAAAGGGGATATCGTCTTCGGGAATTATACCGCCGGCAAAAACAGGGATATCTTCAGCGCCTTTTTCTTTGAGAAGCTTCATTATTTCAGGAAAAAGGTGGTTGTGTGCCCCTGACAAAATACTCAAACCGATGCAGTCAACATCTTCCTGAATTGCAGCGTTTACTATTTGCTCCGGGGTCTGCCTTAACCCTGTGTAAATAACTTCCATACCAGCGTCTCTCAATCCCCTTGCAACAACCTTTGCCCCTCTATCGTGGCCATCCAAACCTGGTTTTGCTATTAAAACTCTTATCTTC from Thermotomaculum hydrothermale carries:
- a CDS encoding penicillin-binding protein 1A; its protein translation is MSEEHKKDEIIVERDQEEVNLKKLREKKKEKPFYRKILYLFLFFLFCAIFGFGFAKYILSLGQNNELMEKLRDFKPKLVTKVYDIHGDVIGTFAREKRELISYNDIPKSFVEALVAVEDARFFEHVGVDPLGIIRAAISDLITMRASQGASTITMQLVRQMTGRKEKSIKRKITEALLAIQIERLFTKEEIFERYANQVYFGRGLYGLQAASRYYFGKDAAELTIPESAFLAGLVQAPSRYSPTRNIKLAKKRRDHVLKRMLEEGYITKEQYKDAVKTPLVLPGENVEVKERVGAYFLEEVRKYLYEKYGADTVLDDGLNVYTTLDLQLQKAAEKAVRDGLKALDKRQGFRVEDKKFVKKEEIETYWSPTWNKSIEEGDTVEGVIVKSDEKSAIVRIKDYKIKIGKYEIVWTRAKKVNDILQPGDVVLFKIHKFDPEHNKFNISLDQEPKVEGALLAINHHSGEILAMVGGYSFKRSKFNRAIQAKRQTGSVFKPILYGAAFDSAFTLADTFFDEPTIFLDPKLFYVDEYGNIQRYELSEQYKKKIREGEVDEPEPYEPQNYYHEYDGLVTLRTALEKSKNIVSVKLFNRIGYKKIRSFAKKLGIKEKIAPYLSSALGSTDLTLFEVCRAYGTIANLGVTTEPFFIRKVADRYGNTLEEQTILSYRAISKDTAYITLEAMRGVIQHGTGRRARQLNWNLCGKTGTTDNYTDAWFVGSDPNITLGVWVGFDLKQSLGNKETGARAALPIWIDFMKEYIKHSVKTDWPVPKGIVRVPIDKRSGLLANIDAGCKPEDIILEAFKKGTQPVEKCSKEIHEILSLPYYEQHGKNIMVDPKTGEIKPNIEFIIYH
- a CDS encoding MTH1187 family thiamine-binding protein produces the protein MIAEFSIVPITGEESLSKYVAIILKEVKKSGLKYQLTPMATIVEGETDEVFDLIKKCHKIMKQYSNRVLTRVSIDDRGEDLNRMDKKVKSVLEKMDE
- a CDS encoding MBL fold metallo-hydrolase gives rise to the protein MIEFSVLGSGSKGNSTFLRINGYSFLFDCGLSCKQVELRLEKIGVSPSSIDAVFLSHEHDDHIRSIHTFSKRYNVPIITSEKTFKAGRLDDKGIKDKVFVESGKTFSEFKGVDVFFIPISHDAADPVGFVVYSEGIKFALVTDLGYPTELVSHELKGADALIIESNHDPEMLKLSTKYPWELKQRIASRKGHLSNGDCARLVERVISDNTGYIVLAHLSEENNNPDIALMSVSRVVKGMPVSIDIAKQNEPTPIYSLSKVEKV
- a CDS encoding cobalamin B12-binding domain-containing protein; translation: MSKKIRVLIAKPGLDGHDRGAKVVARGLRDAGMEVIYTGLRQTPEQIVNAAIQEDVDCIGLSILSGAHNHLFPEIMKLLKEKGAEDIPVFAGGIIPEDDIPFLESIGIKRVFLPGTKISEVVDFINQVVKND